Part of the Bacillus sp. THAF10 genome is shown below.
GGTAATTAAGTTGGGAAGATAAAGTACTGCTCGGAAGAAACCAAGCCCTTTCATTTTTAGGCGAATATCGGAGAACAAGATGGCAAGCCCCAGTGCTATTAGCATTTGGAAGAAGAAATTGACTCCCCATATATACCATGTATTAAAAAATGCCTGTAAAAAGTAGCTGTCAGTAAGTAGTCTTGTATAGTTAGCTAATCCAATAACTTCAGGCACTCCCATACCTGAGTAATTCGTGAAACTATAATAGAAGGTTAGTATTATTGGATAAATGCTAAATATTCCAAAGACGATGAAAAATGGTAGGATGAACAGATAGCCATAATGATCTTTTTTCTTCAAATCAATCGCCTTCTTTCTTTAAATGATGGGTGGGAGCCAAGTTTTAGCTCCCACCACATCCTTTGTTGCATTATTCAGGTGTTTTTATATCTGGATATGCATTTTTGACTAAACGATAGAATTCTTCGATTGCTTCTTCTTTCGTTTTCGTCCCTTCCACATACTCTCCAACCATGGATCCAAAGAATCCGTCAATCTGTTGGTCATATCTTGTTACTGTACCTGGGTTGATGTTTTGCGCTTCTTCTAGGAAGAACGTGTAGTTGTTTTGTCCTCCTAAGAATGGCTCTGAGAAATCACCTTTAATTTTTTCTGTAACAGGAAGGTAAGAAAGCACATCTCCTGTTTCCGTTGCCCAATCTGTTAAGAATTCTTCATCATGTGTCATCATTTGAACGAATTTCCATGCAAGATCCTTGTTTTCTGAACCTTTATAAATTCCTAACCAAGTTCCGCCCCAGAAATATGGGTTTGGACCATTTGTTACAGCCCAGTCTCCAACTGTATCTTCTGTATTCGTTTTCAACACGCTATGAAGCCCCCAAGTTGGTAGAGCGTATGCAAATACTTCTGTTTGATCCGAACTGTCTTCTTTTACTTCTTCCCAACCTGCATTGTAGTTAATAGGCTCATCCATCGCAGCAAACCATGCAGGAGACCATTCTGGTGCAAATGCGGTTAAGTCTTTATCTCTCAGTTCTTTTGCATAATCGAAGTAGTTGATTCTTCCTTCTGTAAGTACAAGCTCATTATTTTCGTTCACCCAAGGCTGCGGATCTTGACCTTGAGCAAACCAACGTACAGCTCCCTCATCAGGGAATAAACGGTAGCCAGCAGATTTTAACTCTTCTCCGACTTCAAATAAACCATCCATCGTACTCATTCTTTTACCGATTTCAGTAGGATCATCTGTCCCTAGCACTTCTTTTGCAATGCTTCTTCTATAAAAGATTCCACCAGGAGTTGTTTGCCAAGATACAGCTTTAATTTTCCCTTCCGAATCTTTCCCTAAGTCGAATACATAAGGAATATAATCCTCTTCCCAATCTTGGACATTATATGGTTCTTGTGAAAGGTCTTCCCAATAATCTTGCTCTACCCAATCCTTAATGAAAGCAAGTTCTCCTGTAAATACATCCGGAGCACCTTGGCCACTTTCTAAAACTGGACGTAAACGTGTTGGATAATCTTCAATTGGAATAATGGTAAGGTCAACAGTTACTCCATTTTCTTCTTTAAACACATTGATTGGTTCCTGTAGTTCATCTGTAAAAGACCATACTGTCAAATCTGCCTTCTTAGAAGAAGATTTGTCACTGCACGCAGACAAAAGACTAATTGTCAAAACAGCAGTGATAAGAATTAAAAGCTTCTTTTTCACAAAAATACCCCCCTGGTTTTCCTAATGTTAAAATTCACTAAAGCGCTTTCGAAAAAATGGATAAATGAACTAAAGCGCTTTCGTTTTATGGGATAAAAAGAAGACTTTGTTATTCAGTCCCCTTTTCACTCATCCTGGTCAATTGCCTTACAAGATTCTCGAATCATTAGTTGAACGGGAATCGTAATGGCTTTGCTTAATTTTGATTTTTCATTAATTTGGTCAATGAGCATATCTGCAGCGGTAGAACCAAGTTGGTCCATGTCCTGCTTAATAGTGGTTAATGCCGGAGACACGTGTTGAGCGATTTCAATGTCATCAAACCCAATAACAGAAATATCATCTGGGACAGATAAACCATGGCTTTTAATCGCTTTAATTGCTCCAATTGCCATGCTATCTCCAGCTGCATAAACTGCTGTCGGTGGGTCATCAAGGGCAAGCAGTTCATTCATCGCTTTCTGTCCTCCTTCAATGGAAAAGAATTCGCCATTAACGAAATAGGATTTGGGAATGATTAAACTATGCTTTTTGGTTGCCTTAATAAAACCTTTTAATCTTTCAGTTCCTGCATATGTCTCTTGATGCCCATAAATATGAGCAATTTTTCGGT
Proteins encoded:
- a CDS encoding ABC transporter substrate-binding protein, giving the protein MKKKLLILITAVLTISLLSACSDKSSSKKADLTVWSFTDELQEPINVFKEENGVTVDLTIIPIEDYPTRLRPVLESGQGAPDVFTGELAFIKDWVEQDYWEDLSQEPYNVQDWEEDYIPYVFDLGKDSEGKIKAVSWQTTPGGIFYRRSIAKEVLGTDDPTEIGKRMSTMDGLFEVGEELKSAGYRLFPDEGAVRWFAQGQDPQPWVNENNELVLTEGRINYFDYAKELRDKDLTAFAPEWSPAWFAAMDEPINYNAGWEEVKEDSSDQTEVFAYALPTWGLHSVLKTNTEDTVGDWAVTNGPNPYFWGGTWLGIYKGSENKDLAWKFVQMMTHDEEFLTDWATETGDVLSYLPVTEKIKGDFSEPFLGGQNNYTFFLEEAQNINPGTVTRYDQQIDGFFGSMVGEYVEGTKTKEEAIEEFYRLVKNAYPDIKTPE